A region of the Terriglobales bacterium genome:
ACCGACAATCGCTGGCCCTACTACATTTACGGCGCGCAACAGGACAACTCAACCATAGCAATCAAGAGCTACGACGACGATGGCATTATCGGACGGCAGGATTGGTACGAAGTCGGCGGCGGCGAAAGCGGATACATTGCGCCTTATCCGCCCGATCCGAACATCGTCTATGCCGGGGCTGAGTATGTGACCACGCGCTTCGACAAACGCACCGAGCAGGCGGTGGATATCTCTGTGCTGCCGCTCGATCCCTCGGGCAACGGGGCAGAAAAGCTGGAGCACCGCTTCCAGTGGACTTCGCCGCTGTTTATTTCGCCCCACGATCCGAACACGCTGTACAACGCGGGCGAGATATTGTACAAGTCCACCGACGGAGGACAGAGCTGGAATGCGATCAGCCCCGACCTGACGCGTAACGATAAATCGAAGCAGAAGCCCTCGGGCGGGCCGATCACGCTGGATATCACCAGCGTGGAATACTACGACACCATCTTCGCCGCGGCGGAATCTCCGGTACAGAAAGACCTGCTGTGGGTGGGTACAGACGACGGCGTGGTGCAGGTCTCGACCGATGGCGGAAAGAACTGGTCGAATGTCACGCCCAAAGATCTACCCGAGTGGAGCATGATCAGCATCATCGAGCCTTCGCACTACGATGCGGGCACGGCTTACATCGCGGTGGACCGCCACAAGCTGGACGATTTGCATCCGTTTATTTATCGCACACGCGACTTCGGCAAAAGCTGGGCCAAGATCGCGAGCGGTATTTCGGAAGGCTCTTACGTCCGTTCGGTGCGCGAAGATCCGGTACGCAAGGGCCTGCTGTTTGCCGGAACCGAAACCGGCGTGTTCTTCTCAGTAGATGATGGTGGGAGCTGGCAGACGCTCAAGCTGAACTTGCCGCCCGTCCCGATTCACGACCTGACTATTCATCAGAATGATCTGGTTGCGGCCACGCATGGGCGCTCGTTCTGGGTGCTGGATAACATCACTCCGCTGCGGCAGATTGACTCGAGTTCGGCCAATGCGGAGATGATCCTGTACAAACCCCAGGCGGCGATACGCCTGCACTATCCCGATCAGATCGAGAAGCGTGGCCCGCTGGGCGACGATCCTCCGCTGGGGGCGATCATTGATTACTACTTCAAGACCGCTCCCAAGGACGAAGTCAAGCTGGAGATCCTCGACAGCAATGGCAAGGTGGTGCGTAGTCTCTCTAGCCATGAGAAGAAAGAATTTGAGCAGCCGCCGGAGTGGCCCGACCAGGTGAAAGAAGTCACCACCATTCCCGCTAGCGCAGGCATGAACCGCTATGCGTGGAACCTGCGCTGGGAAACGCCGGTCAAGATTCCAGGAGCTTTCTACAGCGGCACCGGACCTCGCGGCCCGCTTGCACTACCGGGAAACTATACCGTGAAGATCACAGTCGGAACCCAGAGCCAGACGCAACCATTTGAGATTGTGATTGATCCGCGGGTGAAGAACATCAACTCAGCCGACCTGCAAAAACAATTTGACCTGCAGATGCAGGTGCGGCAGGCAAACGCTGAGCTGCACCGCGCGGTAAACCAGATTCGCGAACTGCACGCCGCGCTGAAGGCGCTGCATCCAAGGCTGGAAACTGATCCCAAGTTCAAGCCGCTGCTGGAACAAGCCGACGCGCTCGACAAAAAAGTAACGCCGGTAGAAGAAGAGCTGATCCAGGTAAACATGAAGGGTTCAGAGGCGAATCTGGCATTTCCAGATATGCTTAATGAGCTGTTCGATAGCTTCACCTCAAGCCTTGAATCCGGCGATGGCGCCCCGACGCAGCAACAATATGAAGTTTTCAAGAAGCTGAGAGGAAAGCTTGATCAGCAACTCGAGGCCTGGAAACAGGTTTTGGCTTCCGACGTGCCGGCCTTCAATGAGCAGGTCAAGAAAACTGATATTCCGGTGCTTTACTTGCCTTCGGCTACTGGGGAGTAAGCAGCACAAATTGGAGGGCCGCTCCAAAACCATTTTATGCAACCACTTTAGTTTTCATCCTCAGGCCCGCCGGCAATTTGCCAGGCAAAGGCGAACGGTGTCTGGAAAGACGCGTTATTAATCTTTATCTTCTTCCAGCATCTTCTTGCCCTCGGCCAGAAGTTTCTTCTGCTCGGGGGTGACGGCGGGATATTTTAGATTCAGTGATTTTAATGTGGAGACGATCACATCGGCGACCACCACACGCGTGTACCACTTGTGATCGGCTGGGACAAAATACCACGGCGCCCATTCGGTGCTGGTGTGGTTGAACATGGCTTCGTAGGCGCTCATGTATTTGTTCCAATGCTTGCGCTCGGTCAGATCGGAGAGGGCAAATTTCCAGTTCTTCTCCGGGGTCTCGATGCGATTGAGGAGCCGTTTCTTCTGCTCTGCCTTGGATAAGTTGAGGGCGAACTTCAGGATGACCACACAATTGCGCTCGAGGTAGCGTTCAAAGTTGTTGATCTCTTCGTAGCGGGTCTTCCACAGGGCCTTGGTATCTTCACTGATGCCTTCCCTTTCCAGAACCTCGCGATGCACGCGCGCCACCAGCACCTCTTCGTAGTAGGAGCGGTTGAAAATCCCGATGAATCCGCGCTCGGGCAGCACCTTGTGGCCCCGCCACAGATAATCGTGGTGCAGTTCTTCTTCGGTGGGCTGCTTGAAGCTGGTCACGCGTACGCCCTGAGGGTTGATTCCCGACATCACATGCTTGATGACGCTGTCTTTGCCGGCGGTATCCATGCCCTGAAACAGAACCAGAAGCGCGCGTTGGCGGCAGGCATAGAGCACGTCTTGCAGTTCGGCCATGTGCTGGATGTCGGCCGCCAGTTTGCTCTCTGCATCCTCTTTATTTTTGAAGCCGTCGGTTGTGGCGGAATCATAGTCGGTAATCTTGATCTTCCCCGATGGAGGGATGCGGAATTGTTCGTAATTCATCTTTAGTGCGCTCCTTGGGACTGCGCTCCTTGGGCAGGTAATTGTCTCATTGAGCACAGCCGGGAAAGAAGAACTGTGTCAACACAAGATAGTTCTCAAGATTTCGACAGGCGATATTTTTTATAGTCTCAAAACGGCACTGACCCATTTTGGAATTCACAAGTGATATCAAAACCGCATTTTTGCAGTAATTTCATAGCCGTGTTTCCCTATCGTGTCGTCTAATAGTTATATCAACGTAAGTATCTGGATGTTACTTGTAAATTAGGAAGAACCTGTAACAGCAAGCAACGTCCACTCCAGTTTCTTCTTCAGTCGTGCGCGATTTTTGACCGGGCCTCATTGTAGTCAGCTTCAACTCGGCCTTCCGCGTACATGCAAGTTTTTGCCTCTCGGTCATTCATAGGATGTAGATGCTTCCAGGGACATTCCTGCCTTGCGCGGGATTATGTCCACACCAAGTAAACCCTTAACGGGCGCTACGGTGTAAAAAGCGCCCAGAAATGGAAGATTGAATATGCAACCCAGAAAAGTAATCAGCGGAGCTGCATGTATCTATAGATATTTATTGCTAGCTCTTTTGGCTGTCTCAGCGTTTTCCATCCCCAGCCATGCTCAAGCAACTACGGCACAATGTGTTTCAGTCGCCGTTCCAGCCGGTTGGGTCTCCATAGCCTATTCAACAGACTCTGCGTGTGGCTCAGGAATAAACAACAAAAGGACCATTGAAGACATTGCAACCATTCCTACGTACGGCGTGATGGTGCTGGCGTGTAGCGATGGCCTGCCGGTACCGCCCGGTTGGGGTATCAGCGATGGTAGGACGCAAAATTTTAATTGCGGCAGCTCTGGAAACAATCAACACACTCTTATCAACCTCAACAACGCACCGCAAGATGCAAGGACGCTTGTGTGCTTTAATAGCGCCATTCCTACAGGCTGGGTCATAACCGATACACCGACCGACAACACCGTTTGTGGTCAAGTAGGGTTTGGCAATCAACGGTCTATCCTCAATGTCAATATAGAGCCCTTCCACCAACAAGAGACTATTTGCAGTATCACACCGGCAATCCCCCCGGGATGGACGGTGATCAGCACAGGGACAAGCACCACGATGTGCGTAGGCAGGATCGGAGACACTGCGGCTATCGAAACAATACAAAACCAAAATAACCCACCACCCCCCGGCGATTTTTCAATCTGGGCAAGCCCGACATCCATTAGAGCCGTACAGGGAAGCAATGCCTCTTTGACTGTATTCATTGACCGCACGCAAGGGTTCAATGGGGCCGTCACATTAAGCGCTTCCGGATTGCCGAGCGGCGCCAGCGCAAGCTTCAATCCCAATGGCACAACCGGCAACTCTTCCACGATGACGGTAACGGCAAATGCGGGCATTCCGAGCGGAGGGTTCTCGGTGACTATTACCGGAGTAAGCGGATCTCTGAATCACAGCACGACGATCTCGGTAACGATCGGCTATCCCCGCATCGGCTACCTTGATAACAGTGGAAACCTCTATGTGAAAGAAGGCACGGTCCTTGCGCCTTGGGTTCTGGAATACACTGGCGTGACGCAGTTCGCTATCAATGGAAGCCGCATCGGAGTCATTGATGGCAGCGGCACCCTGCTCGTCAAAGAAGGAGACCTCACCGCTCCTTGGGTCACCGAAAACTATGGCATAACCCAATTCGCGCTCAATGGAAGCCGTATTGGAACCCTCGATGGCAGCGGCACCTTGAACGTCAAAGAGGGAGATCTCTCTGGTCCGTGGGTTACCGAATATTATGGCGTGACCCAATTCCAACTCAATGGAACTCGCATTGGCATCATCCCCAATGACGGCAGCAATGCCCTGCTAGTCAAAGAAGGAGACCTCACCAGCGGCTGGGTTGACGAATACAATGGCGTGACCCAATTCCAACTCAATGGAACCCGCATTGGCATCATCCTCAATGACGGCAGCAATGCCCTGCTGGTCAAAGAGAACAGCCTCTACGACCCCTGGGTAACTGAATACTATGGCGTAACTCAATTCCAACTCAATGGAACCCGCATTGGCATCATACCCAATGACGGCAACAATTCCCTGCTGGTCAAAGAAGGAGACCTCACCAGTGGCTGGGTTGACGAATACGATGGCGTGACCCAATTCCGGCTTGATGGAACTCGCATTGGAATCATCCTCAGTGACGGCAGCAACGCTCTGCTGGTCAAAGACAACACTCTCTATGACCCCTGGGTAACTGAGAGCACAAACGTGGCGCAGTTTGCACTTGATAACGGCAACCGCGTTGGGTTATTGCGGGTTGGTGGCAATCTTCTGGCCAACGAAGGGGGGCTATCTGCCGACCTCAACTTCGAGGCATCGGGCGTAACTCAATTCGC
Encoded here:
- a CDS encoding polyphosphate kinase 2 family protein gives rise to the protein MNYEQFRIPPSGKIKITDYDSATTDGFKNKEDAESKLAADIQHMAELQDVLYACRQRALLVLFQGMDTAGKDSVIKHVMSGINPQGVRVTSFKQPTEEELHHDYLWRGHKVLPERGFIGIFNRSYYEEVLVARVHREVLEREGISEDTKALWKTRYEEINNFERYLERNCVVILKFALNLSKAEQKKRLLNRIETPEKNWKFALSDLTERKHWNKYMSAYEAMFNHTSTEWAPWYFVPADHKWYTRVVVADVIVSTLKSLNLKYPAVTPEQKKLLAEGKKMLEEDKD